From the Porphyrobacter sp. CACIAM 03H1 genome, the window ACATCGGCGGCGGTGATCCAGCCATTGAGATAGTTGGCGACGAACAGCGCGGTCAGCACTGCCGCGATCACCGTCGCGCGCAGCGCGAGCCGGCCGGGCCGGAAATTGACCGGCGCGCTGTCGGCCTGTCCCGGCACCTTCTCGACCCCCGCCTCCTCCGCCGTGCGGACGCCGAAGGGGAGCATGATAAAGGCGCTCATCACCCAGAACAGGAAATAGATGGCGGCGACTGAGGTGATCTGCATCAGGCCGCCGCCCCGGGCATCACCACGCGCACCTGCGGCCGCTTGCCCGACCAGCGCTGCGCTGCACGTCGGGCAGCAAGGCGGGCGGCCTCGCGGATCGCCGCTTCGTCGCGTGCGTCCCTGCCCTTGAGGCGCTTGATCGCGTTGAGGACATCCTGCGAGGCTTCGGCGAGGAATTCGGGCAGGTCCTCGTCGAGCGGCAGGCCTACCGCCTCGATCACCGGCTCCGCGCCGCGCGCCAGCACCACCACCAGCA encodes:
- a CDS encoding DUF1467 family protein encodes the protein MQITSVAAIYFLFWVMSAFIMLPFGVRTAEEAGVEKVPGQADSAPVNFRPGRLALRATVIAAVLTALFVANYLNGWITAADVDFLPKPPGAGR